In a genomic window of Hymenobacter chitinivorans DSM 11115:
- a CDS encoding Hsp20/alpha crystallin family protein, protein MATILYNNQPALRPARAFNKVLNDLLRDTLPAVAEPTQSFVPLADILESEQGFELHLALPGVVKEDVKIDFQDGNLVISGERKAPVAEENGPKFRRMEMAYGSFTRSFRLPDTVDVTAIEAQLTDGVLRVKLPFDSKKVTKHHIEIQ, encoded by the coding sequence ATGGCAACTATCTTGTATAACAACCAGCCTGCTCTGCGGCCCGCCCGCGCCTTCAATAAAGTTCTGAACGACTTACTGCGCGACACGCTGCCCGCTGTGGCCGAGCCCACGCAGAGCTTCGTGCCCCTGGCCGACATCCTCGAGTCGGAGCAGGGCTTTGAACTGCACCTGGCCTTGCCCGGCGTGGTGAAAGAAGACGTCAAGATTGACTTTCAGGACGGGAATCTCGTAATTAGCGGGGAGCGCAAAGCCCCGGTAGCCGAGGAAAACGGACCGAAGTTCCGCCGCATGGAAATGGCCTATGGGTCCTTCACCCGGTCGTTCCGCCTGCCCGACACGGTCGACGTAACCGCTATTGAGGCCCAGCTCACCGATGGTGTTCTGCGCGTGAAGCTGCCCTTTGACAGCAAGAAGGTGACGAAACATCATATCGAGATTCAGTAA
- a CDS encoding Do family serine endopeptidase produces MQAKQMMLGLLGSAILGGGVAVGGYKLLEPERTNANQVVAADPNVRYTSELRKSDYVVPEGLNFVAAASTVTPAVVHVMTEYAPKASSGGAQRMDPFLRQFFGDDYDQYHSPQAGPSVGSGSGVIIAANGYIVTNNHVIDKADKIEVVLDDKRKYKAELVGADPNTDLALLKVDATSLPFIRYGNSDNVKVGEWVLAVGNPFNLNSTVTAGIISAKGRNINILRREDNMGIESFLQTDAVVNPGNSGGALVNLNGDLIGINSAIASRSGAFEGYSFAVPSSIVSKVIDDLLKYKVVQRALLGVNIREVDATLASEKKLATLNGVYVMGMSKNSAAADAGIKEGDIITEINGVKVNTSSQLQEQVARFRPGDKIKVALLRGNDNKVVTATLRNSTGTTDIIREEVAKSIKYEGATLAPVSKQEMNKLGIEGGAKISGVKGSNFKETGIDEGFIITRIDKNKVTKPQDVQQLLEAAKENQGALVEGVYPDGRKAYYPIGQAE; encoded by the coding sequence ATGCAAGCAAAACAAATGATGCTCGGCCTGCTCGGTTCTGCCATTCTTGGTGGCGGTGTGGCCGTGGGTGGGTATAAGCTGCTGGAGCCTGAGCGTACCAACGCCAATCAGGTAGTGGCGGCTGACCCCAATGTGCGGTACACGAGCGAGTTGCGCAAAAGCGACTACGTCGTGCCCGAAGGTCTGAACTTCGTAGCGGCGGCTTCCACCGTGACGCCCGCCGTGGTACACGTCATGACCGAGTATGCCCCCAAGGCCAGCAGCGGCGGTGCCCAGCGCATGGACCCCTTCCTGCGCCAGTTCTTCGGGGATGATTACGACCAGTACCATTCGCCCCAGGCGGGCCCCTCGGTGGGTTCGGGCTCGGGCGTTATCATCGCGGCCAATGGCTACATCGTGACCAATAACCACGTAATTGATAAGGCCGACAAGATTGAAGTCGTGCTCGACGACAAGCGCAAGTACAAAGCCGAGCTGGTGGGCGCTGACCCCAACACCGACCTGGCCCTGCTCAAGGTGGATGCCACCAGCCTGCCCTTTATCCGCTACGGCAACTCCGACAACGTGAAAGTAGGGGAGTGGGTACTGGCCGTGGGCAACCCCTTCAACCTGAACTCAACCGTGACGGCCGGCATTATCTCGGCCAAGGGCCGCAACATCAACATCCTGCGCCGCGAGGACAACATGGGTATTGAGTCGTTCCTGCAAACCGACGCCGTGGTAAACCCCGGCAACTCGGGCGGGGCCCTGGTCAACCTCAACGGTGACCTGATCGGTATCAACTCGGCCATTGCCTCGCGCTCGGGTGCTTTCGAGGGCTACTCGTTTGCCGTGCCCAGCTCCATTGTAAGCAAGGTAATCGACGACTTGCTCAAGTATAAAGTGGTGCAGCGCGCCCTGCTCGGCGTCAACATCCGGGAGGTGGACGCTACGCTGGCCTCGGAGAAGAAGCTGGCGACCCTGAACGGCGTGTACGTAATGGGCATGAGCAAGAACAGCGCCGCCGCCGATGCCGGCATCAAGGAAGGCGACATCATCACCGAAATCAACGGGGTGAAGGTCAACACGTCCTCGCAGCTGCAGGAGCAGGTGGCCCGCTTCCGCCCCGGCGACAAAATCAAGGTGGCGCTGCTGCGCGGCAACGACAACAAAGTTGTAACCGCGACCCTGCGTAACTCGACCGGCACGACCGACATCATCCGCGAGGAGGTGGCCAAGTCCATCAAGTACGAAGGCGCCACGCTGGCCCCGGTCAGCAAGCAGGAAATGAACAAGCTCGGCATCGAGGGCGGCGCCAAGATCAGCGGCGTGAAGGGTTCCAACTTCAAGGAAACCGGCATCGACGAGGGCTTCATCATCACCCGCATCGACAAGAACAAGGTGACCAAGCCCCAGGACGTGCAGCAGCTACTCGAAGCCGCCAAGGAGAACCAGGGCGCCCTGGTCGAAGGCGTCTACCCCGACGGCCGCAAAGCCTACTACCCCATTGGTCAGGCTGAATAA
- a CDS encoding M20 metallopeptidase family protein, with protein sequence MSSAESVLQKVKSLAADAAAATNAVRQHLHAHPELSFAEVNTAAYVTAQLREMGLQPQPLANTGVVALIEGRNPAARTVALRADMDALPIQEQNEVPYKSTNPGVMHACGHDVHTASLLGAARILSQLRDEFEGTVKLIFQPGEELLPGGASLMIKEGVLENPAPASVLGQHVFPMLPAGKVGLRPGRYMASTDELYLTVRGKGGHGAMPEQNLDPVLVAAHIIVAAQQIVSRRASPKLPSVLSFGKVIANGATNVIPNEVYIEGTFRTLNEEWRREAHGHLRKLVEGLAESMGATAELEIRYGYPYLENEPALTARTRAAAEAYLGPENVVELDQWMAAEDFAYYSQVADACFYRLGTRSEDGRNASSVHTPTFDIDPKALEIGPGLMAWLTLQELAQ encoded by the coding sequence ATGTCTTCCGCCGAATCCGTGCTTCAGAAAGTAAAGTCCCTGGCCGCCGACGCTGCCGCGGCCACCAACGCCGTGCGCCAGCACCTGCACGCCCACCCAGAGCTGTCCTTTGCCGAAGTTAATACTGCCGCCTACGTTACGGCTCAGCTGCGGGAAATGGGGTTGCAGCCCCAGCCCCTGGCTAATACCGGCGTGGTAGCCCTCATCGAAGGCCGCAACCCCGCCGCCCGCACCGTGGCTCTGCGCGCCGACATGGACGCCTTACCGATTCAGGAACAGAACGAAGTACCTTACAAGTCGACCAACCCGGGCGTGATGCACGCCTGCGGCCACGACGTGCACACGGCCTCCCTACTTGGGGCGGCCCGCATCCTGAGCCAGCTGCGCGACGAGTTTGAGGGCACCGTAAAACTGATTTTTCAGCCTGGCGAGGAGCTGCTGCCCGGCGGCGCTTCCCTCATGATTAAGGAAGGCGTGCTGGAAAACCCCGCGCCGGCCAGCGTCTTGGGCCAGCACGTATTCCCGATGCTGCCCGCCGGCAAAGTGGGCCTGCGCCCCGGCCGCTACATGGCCAGCACCGATGAGCTCTACCTGACCGTGCGCGGCAAGGGTGGGCACGGCGCCATGCCCGAGCAGAACCTGGACCCCGTGCTGGTAGCCGCCCACATCATCGTGGCAGCCCAGCAAATCGTGAGCCGCCGGGCCAGCCCCAAGCTGCCCTCGGTACTGTCGTTCGGAAAGGTCATTGCCAACGGGGCCACCAACGTTATTCCCAACGAGGTCTACATTGAAGGCACGTTCCGGACGCTCAACGAGGAGTGGCGGCGCGAGGCCCACGGCCACCTGCGCAAGCTCGTAGAAGGTCTGGCTGAGTCGATGGGGGCCACGGCCGAGCTGGAAATCCGCTACGGCTACCCCTACCTGGAAAACGAGCCCGCCCTGACGGCCCGCACCCGGGCCGCCGCCGAAGCCTACCTGGGCCCGGAAAACGTAGTGGAGCTGGATCAGTGGATGGCCGCCGAAGACTTTGCCTACTACTCCCAGGTGGCCGACGCCTGCTTTTACCGCCTGGGCACCCGCAGCGAAGACGGCCGCAACGCCTCGTCGGTGCACACGCCCACGTTCGACATTGACCCCAAAGCCCTGGAAATAGGCCCCGGCCTGATGGCCTGGCTGACCCTGCAGGAGCTGGCCCAGTAG
- a CDS encoding T9SS type A sorting domain-containing protein, translated as MLHIFSFTYQFRNKLLVALFLLLGSLSGQAQAPAWQTAIELGQTRGGNPNPVYNGNSIEVRTTAADASGNIFIAGMLTGTVSFGPTTLTSAGESDIFVAKWSTTRNAFVWAQQAGGSLTDGATELVVEGSNIYMTGDVTGTANFGTLTMTDPAVTNMQLGYLVKLTDAGSTASFTWLQPIGNPGGGYVSGLAVKGPAVYLTGAFRNTISFGNTTLTSAGSTDIHVVKMLDGGPSASFVWAQRMGGTGIDYGGKLAVTAAGLYLTGDFAGVADFGPSSLTSTSNYNVFVAKLTEVAGAPNFAWVRQMGGSEYSSFSAPLAVSGTNVYVGGSFVGTARFGSTTITSLDNRKDGFITRLTDNGNSADFAWVQRAGGSGDTYVTRFLVQGSDMYVGGGFTLAASFGSTTLTNTRSYNFDVFVAKLTDTGNAGYFQWAQSATGSGSVQLAGLVKQGTNLYTSGKFNYSATFGTLSVSSPSIYASYLATLPISLATAVRPTATQLPLDFYPNPAHTTVQVPLATPVTLLTLIDQLGRTVRMQAGSTLPLHNVTPGLYLLQAATPGQPLRAARVVVE; from the coding sequence ATGCTACACATATTCTCATTCACCTACCAGTTTCGGAACAAACTCCTGGTAGCTCTTTTCTTACTGCTGGGCTCCTTGTCGGGGCAGGCCCAGGCCCCCGCTTGGCAAACGGCTATAGAGCTTGGGCAGACGCGGGGTGGCAATCCCAATCCGGTATACAACGGAAACTCAATAGAAGTAAGAACAACGGCGGCCGACGCCAGCGGGAACATCTTCATTGCCGGAATGCTGACCGGAACCGTCAGTTTCGGCCCGACGACTCTGACCAGTGCTGGTGAGAGCGACATTTTCGTGGCTAAATGGAGTACTACGCGTAATGCTTTCGTCTGGGCGCAGCAAGCCGGCGGTAGCCTAACCGACGGCGCGACGGAATTAGTTGTAGAGGGGAGCAATATCTACATGACCGGGGATGTGACCGGCACGGCCAACTTCGGTACCTTAACCATGACCGACCCGGCGGTTACGAACATGCAACTCGGTTATTTGGTCAAGCTTACGGATGCCGGAAGCACGGCCAGCTTTACGTGGCTTCAGCCTATTGGTAATCCGGGGGGGGGCTATGTGAGCGGACTGGCAGTAAAGGGGCCGGCCGTGTACCTGACGGGCGCTTTTCGTAATACCATCTCCTTCGGCAACACCACGTTGACTAGTGCGGGCAGCACGGATATCCATGTTGTGAAAATGCTGGATGGGGGGCCGAGTGCCAGCTTTGTCTGGGCCCAGCGCATGGGCGGCACCGGCATCGACTACGGCGGCAAATTAGCCGTTACTGCTGCCGGCCTGTACCTGACCGGCGACTTCGCCGGAGTTGCCGACTTTGGTCCGAGTAGTCTGACCAGTACCAGCAATTACAATGTCTTCGTGGCCAAACTGACAGAGGTGGCTGGAGCGCCCAATTTTGCTTGGGTACGACAAATGGGCGGTTCGGAATACAGTAGCTTTAGTGCCCCGCTAGCGGTAAGTGGCACCAACGTGTACGTTGGCGGAAGTTTTGTTGGCACTGCCCGCTTTGGCAGCACCACCATAACGAGTCTTGACAATAGAAAAGATGGCTTTATCACCCGCCTTACCGACAACGGCAATAGCGCTGACTTTGCCTGGGTGCAACGGGCCGGAGGCAGTGGTGACACTTATGTAACGCGCTTTCTGGTGCAGGGCTCCGATATGTATGTTGGAGGCGGATTTACGCTGGCAGCCAGCTTTGGCAGTACTACGCTCACCAATACCCGCTCGTACAACTTCGATGTATTCGTAGCCAAACTTACCGATACGGGTAACGCCGGGTATTTTCAATGGGCCCAATCGGCGACAGGGTCGGGGTCTGTGCAGCTGGCGGGCTTGGTGAAGCAAGGCACAAATCTGTACACCAGCGGCAAATTCAACTACTCTGCTACGTTCGGCACTTTGAGCGTTTCCAGTCCGTCAATTTATGCCAGCTACCTAGCCACGCTGCCCATCAGCCTAGCTACTGCCGTCCGGCCCACTGCCACGCAGCTACCACTCGACTTTTACCCAAACCCCGCTCATACTACTGTACAAGTGCCGCTGGCCACGCCGGTGACCCTCCTAACGCTAATAGACCAGCTAGGCCGCACGGTGCGCATGCAAGCCGGTTCCACGCTGCCGCTTCATAACGTGACGCCGGGGCTTTACCTGTTGCAAGCCGCTACGCCCGGCCAGCCGCTGCGCGCGGCCCGCGTAGTCGTCGAGTAG
- a CDS encoding sporulation protein, whose protein sequence is MTHLVRNVLLLSSFLSLAACAASAPARPGAAAAPDTTRKPATAQTAPEDLSRYRPVFTAPKTTGLPAAPVSRTAVTPTAHVNPQIEQRLRDQAYTNQNVKYAQGYRILAYVGLEREQAMATRRAIISRYPEETDYITFKQPVFRLWVGDYLTRLEAEQAMLRIRPIAPKAELQPAQVVLNKSVF, encoded by the coding sequence ATGACACACCTAGTTCGTAACGTGCTCCTGCTTTCCTCTTTTCTGTCGTTGGCGGCCTGCGCGGCCTCTGCGCCGGCCCGCCCTGGCGCCGCTGCCGCTCCCGATACCACTCGTAAACCCGCCACTGCCCAAACCGCCCCGGAAGATTTGAGCCGCTACCGGCCGGTATTCACGGCGCCCAAAACCACCGGGCTGCCCGCCGCCCCGGTCAGCCGCACGGCCGTCACGCCCACGGCCCACGTCAACCCTCAGATTGAGCAGCGCCTGCGCGACCAGGCCTACACCAACCAGAACGTAAAGTATGCTCAGGGGTACCGTATCCTGGCTTACGTGGGGCTGGAGCGGGAGCAGGCCATGGCCACCCGGCGCGCCATTATCAGCCGCTACCCCGAGGAAACCGACTACATCACCTTCAAGCAGCCCGTGTTTCGCCTCTGGGTGGGAGACTATCTGACCCGCCTGGAGGCCGAGCAGGCCATGCTGCGCATTCGGCCCATTGCCCCCAAAGCGGAATTGCAGCCCGCCCAGGTGGTGCTCAACAAATCGGTGTTCTAA
- the deoC gene encoding deoxyribose-phosphate aldolase, whose translation MNQTFTDLAARIDHTLLRPDATEAQITQLCQEAAQARFASVCVPPCYVRFAAEQLQGSGVPVCTVVGFPLGYQITKVKFFETHQALADGATEIDMVINVAAFKSGRLTEVQDEIGQLAELCHVKKAILKVIIETALLTPEEIITACQLCESAGADFVKTSTGFASRGASVEDIALMRRHLPAHMRIKAAGGIRTRTAALALVMAGADRLGSSNSLALLEENDTPSS comes from the coding sequence ATGAACCAAACCTTTACTGACTTAGCCGCCCGCATCGACCACACCCTGCTGCGGCCCGATGCCACGGAAGCCCAGATAACCCAGCTCTGCCAGGAAGCCGCCCAGGCCCGGTTTGCCTCCGTGTGCGTGCCGCCCTGCTACGTACGCTTTGCCGCCGAGCAGCTCCAGGGCTCCGGCGTACCAGTCTGTACCGTGGTGGGCTTCCCGCTGGGCTACCAGATTACCAAGGTCAAGTTTTTCGAAACCCACCAGGCCCTGGCCGACGGCGCCACCGAAATCGACATGGTGATTAACGTGGCCGCGTTTAAGTCGGGCCGGCTGACGGAGGTGCAGGACGAAATCGGGCAACTGGCCGAGCTCTGCCACGTGAAGAAGGCTATTCTGAAGGTCATCATCGAAACGGCCCTGCTCACACCCGAGGAAATCATTACGGCCTGCCAGCTCTGCGAATCAGCCGGGGCTGACTTCGTGAAGACCTCCACCGGCTTTGCCAGCCGGGGCGCTTCGGTGGAAGATATTGCGCTGATGCGTCGCCACTTGCCGGCCCACATGCGTATCAAGGCGGCCGGCGGCATCCGGACCCGCACGGCGGCTCTGGCCCTGGTAATGGCTGGTGCCGACCGGCTGGGTTCCTCGAATAGCCTAGCTTTGCTGGAAGAAAATGACACACCTAGTTCGTAA